From the Candidatus Binatia bacterium genome, one window contains:
- a CDS encoding TIGR00282 family metallophosphoesterase, translating into MKILFLGDVVGRGARRLLRSELRRLRAENEVDFVIANGENAAGGRGIDPDSLEEMLDSGVDVLTSGNHIWQHRSILPYLDREERLLRPQNFAQGSPGHGFAVVEAKNGVKVGVLNLIGRVFMDNYDCPFRAADEVLAGPGAEAQVVIVDMHAEATSEKVGMGWYLDGRVAAVVGTHTHVQTADERVLPGGTAHLTDAGMCGPTDSVIGMRRKEVIERFLNQRPARFEVAKGPVVLQGAFIDVDPETGNAQAIRRLREVHQP; encoded by the coding sequence ATGAAGATCCTTTTCCTGGGGGATGTCGTCGGGCGTGGAGCCCGGCGCTTGCTGCGAAGCGAGCTGCGACGGCTCCGGGCCGAGAACGAGGTCGACTTCGTCATCGCCAACGGTGAGAACGCCGCCGGCGGGCGGGGAATCGACCCGGATTCTCTCGAGGAGATGCTGGACTCTGGCGTTGATGTACTCACGTCGGGGAACCACATCTGGCAGCATCGCAGCATTCTCCCGTACCTCGACCGAGAGGAGCGACTCCTGCGGCCGCAGAACTTCGCGCAGGGGAGTCCCGGGCACGGTTTCGCCGTAGTCGAAGCAAAGAACGGCGTGAAGGTGGGTGTTCTGAACCTGATCGGCCGGGTCTTCATGGACAACTACGATTGTCCGTTCCGCGCGGCGGATGAGGTGCTGGCCGGCCCGGGAGCGGAAGCTCAGGTCGTGATCGTCGACATGCACGCCGAGGCGACGTCGGAGAAGGTCGGGATGGGGTGGTACCTCGACGGGCGGGTCGCGGCCGTCGTGGGAACGCACACGCACGTCCAGACCGCCGACGAGCGCGTTCTGCCGGGCGGCACGGCCCACCTGACCGATGCGGGCATGTGCGGGCCGACGGATTCCGTGATCGGCATGCGGCGCAAAGAGGTGATCGAGCGGTTCTTGAACCAGCGCCCGGCACGTTTCGAGGTGGCGAAAGGGCCCGTCGTCCTGCAAGGAGCCTTCATCGACGTCGACCCGGAAACGGGCAACGCACAAGCGATTCGGCGTCTGCGTGAGGTGCACCAGCCATGA
- the ftsY gene encoding signal recognition particle-docking protein FtsY: protein MPEWTNPAMVGWASAWGIALLVVLFGLLRDRLRARADVEAAAEPPGSAPEREVERSAGDRFRLGLSKSSDALARRIRGALGQDADLDALLEGLEQGLIESDVGVRTTQTLLEAVRGLPAADRTEAGVRAALRREVGSLLAQEPGGGEPTGEAPWVCLVVGVNGVGKTTTIGKLATRHREAGRSVLLIAGDTFRAAAIEQLEVWAGRSGAEIVRQETGADPSSVVFDGVAAAVARKTDVVLIDTAGRLHTKVNLMEELKKVRRIVERQCPGAPHEVLLVLDATTGQNAISQARSFTEAVGVSGVALSKLDGSARGGMAVAIRHELGLPVRYVGLGETAADLQPFDAGAFVDGLLPDVE from the coding sequence ATGCCGGAGTGGACCAACCCGGCGATGGTCGGCTGGGCTTCGGCCTGGGGCATCGCGCTCCTGGTCGTGCTGTTCGGCCTTCTGCGCGACCGCCTTCGGGCGCGGGCCGACGTCGAAGCCGCGGCGGAGCCGCCGGGGTCGGCACCCGAGAGGGAGGTCGAGCGATCGGCAGGCGATCGTTTCCGGCTTGGGCTGAGCAAGAGCAGCGACGCGCTCGCGCGCCGGATCCGGGGCGCACTCGGACAGGACGCGGACCTCGACGCCCTCCTCGAAGGGCTGGAGCAGGGCCTGATCGAGAGCGACGTCGGTGTGCGGACCACCCAGACGCTACTCGAGGCCGTGCGGGGGCTCCCCGCGGCCGACCGGACCGAAGCCGGCGTTCGCGCGGCGCTGCGGCGTGAGGTGGGTTCCCTCTTGGCCCAGGAGCCCGGTGGGGGTGAGCCGACGGGTGAGGCTCCCTGGGTCTGCCTGGTCGTGGGCGTGAACGGGGTCGGGAAGACCACGACGATCGGCAAGCTCGCCACCCGCCACCGCGAGGCGGGACGCTCGGTCCTACTCATCGCCGGTGACACGTTTCGCGCCGCGGCGATCGAGCAGCTCGAGGTCTGGGCCGGTCGAAGCGGAGCAGAGATCGTCCGGCAGGAAACGGGCGCAGACCCGTCGTCCGTCGTGTTCGACGGCGTGGCGGCCGCGGTCGCTCGCAAGACGGACGTCGTGCTCATCGACACCGCGGGTCGGCTGCACACCAAGGTGAACCTGATGGAGGAGCTGAAAAAGGTGCGGCGGATCGTCGAACGCCAGTGCCCCGGGGCTCCGCACGAGGTGCTTCTCGTCTTGGATGCGACGACGGGGCAGAACGCGATCTCGCAGGCCCGGTCGTTCACCGAGGCGGTCGGCGTCTCGGGCGTCGCTTTGAGCAAGTTGGATGGCTCGGCCCGCGGCGGAATGGCGGTCGCGATCCGACACGAACTCGGCCTTCCGGTGCGCTACGTCGGCCTCGGCGAGACGGCGGCAGACCTCCAGCCTTTCGACGCGGGAGCCTTCGTGGACGGGCTGCTTCCCGACGTCGAGTGA
- the rny gene encoding ribonuclease Y, whose protein sequence is MSNLQTGLAGFVVGTVIWALLYLMQRSGITKRAQDADAAGEKVLDEARNRAESITKEAEVQGKEEALKARSKVERETRDQRRELSELEKRLTGLEVDLEKKKARVDSRGKELDRRDNTLRDQQKVADTTKAELDESLNAARAALESAAGMTRDEAKRGLVDEMASEARLEAGRRVRQIEEEAKEDAERRAKKVVAVAIERLAGEWVAERTISIVHLPSDDMKGRLIGREGRNIRAIEAATGVDLIIDDTPETVVISCHNPVRREIAKIAVDKLIADGRIHPGRIEDVVRKSEKDVEETVREAGQKALFEVGVHGVHQEIVKLLGMLRYRYSYGQNVLAHSIEAAFICGVMASELGLNAKQARRAALLHDIGKALTHEVEGSHALIGADIARKYGESAKICNAIAAHHEEVKAETMLAPLVDASDALSGARPGARREVLESYVQRLEDLEKISNSFKGVEKSFAVQAGREIRIFVDPGKVNDDESALLAREVARRVESEMTYPGQIRVTVIRETRASHLAH, encoded by the coding sequence GTGAGCAACTTGCAGACGGGGCTGGCCGGCTTCGTCGTCGGGACGGTCATCTGGGCGCTGTTGTATTTGATGCAGCGATCCGGGATTACGAAGCGGGCACAAGACGCCGACGCAGCTGGCGAGAAGGTACTGGACGAAGCCCGAAATAGGGCGGAATCGATCACGAAAGAGGCCGAGGTACAGGGGAAAGAGGAGGCGCTAAAGGCTCGATCGAAAGTCGAGCGAGAGACCCGCGACCAGCGACGGGAACTCTCTGAGTTGGAGAAGCGCCTCACCGGGTTGGAAGTCGACCTCGAAAAGAAGAAGGCCAGGGTCGATTCCCGGGGCAAGGAACTCGACCGCCGCGACAACACCCTTCGGGATCAGCAGAAGGTGGCTGACACGACGAAGGCCGAGCTCGACGAGAGCCTAAACGCAGCCCGCGCGGCACTCGAGAGCGCCGCAGGCATGACTCGCGACGAGGCGAAGCGCGGCCTGGTCGACGAGATGGCATCCGAAGCCCGCCTCGAAGCCGGCCGTCGGGTCCGGCAGATCGAGGAAGAGGCGAAGGAGGACGCCGAGCGTCGCGCGAAGAAGGTCGTCGCCGTCGCGATCGAACGCCTGGCCGGCGAGTGGGTCGCCGAGCGCACCATCTCGATCGTCCACCTCCCGAGCGACGACATGAAGGGCCGGCTGATCGGCCGCGAGGGGCGGAACATCCGAGCGATCGAGGCCGCCACGGGCGTCGATCTGATCATCGACGACACACCCGAAACCGTAGTGATTTCCTGCCACAACCCGGTCCGCCGGGAGATCGCCAAGATCGCCGTTGACAAGCTCATCGCCGACGGGCGGATCCACCCGGGCCGTATCGAAGACGTGGTGCGGAAGTCCGAGAAGGACGTCGAAGAGACCGTCCGCGAAGCCGGTCAGAAGGCCCTTTTCGAGGTCGGTGTCCACGGCGTTCATCAGGAGATCGTGAAGCTCCTCGGGATGCTTCGATACCGCTACAGCTACGGGCAGAACGTCTTGGCGCACTCGATCGAAGCGGCGTTCATCTGTGGCGTCATGGCGAGCGAACTGGGCTTGAACGCCAAGCAGGCGCGTCGCGCGGCGCTGTTGCACGACATCGGCAAAGCGCTCACCCACGAGGTCGAGGGCTCGCACGCGCTGATTGGTGCGGACATCGCTCGGAAGTACGGGGAGTCCGCGAAGATCTGCAACGCGATTGCCGCACACCACGAAGAGGTGAAGGCGGAGACGATGCTCGCGCCCCTGGTGGACGCCTCCGACGCTCTCTCTGGAGCCCGCCCGGGTGCCCGGCGCGAGGTCTTGGAGTCTTACGTCCAGCGCTTGGAGGACCTCGAGAAGATCTCGAACTCCTTCAAGGGCGTCGAGAAGTCCTTCGCCGTCCAGGCCGGACGCGAGATCCGGATCTTCGTGGATCCGGGGAAGGTGAACGACGACGAGTCGGCGCTGCTCGCGCGTGAAGTCGCGCGGCGGGTAGAGAGCGAGATGACGTACCCCGGGCAGATCCGGGTCACCGTGATTCGGGAGACCCGCGCGAGCCATCTTGCGCACTAG